One genomic segment of Natrialbaceae archaeon AArc-T1-2 includes these proteins:
- the menE gene encoding o-succinylbenzoate--CoA ligase, giving the protein MAVPVDWPTRDLLAHRARATPDRTAVIDASTDTTWTFREFDARVGGVAARLEEVVGGGDRVDDRNVRLGVLMDTRVAFATVFFAAMRRGFTVVPLNVRETTPELRAKAGRTDLDVLVCERDTEALALEAADVPVVSADETDDDVVDHLQPVADASADPVSLERTDTQLLMFTSGTSGRPKAVRLTVGNLLASAVASAFRLGVDPDDRWLCCLPMYHMGGLAPVLRSTLYGTTVVIQRSFDPDGTAGAIDEHDVTGVSLVPTMLRRLLEADWSPPETLRFVLLGGAPASEALLERCRAAGVPVYPTYGMTETASQIATARPTDVDESPGTVGQPLAFTDVTIVDDSEPVGPGETGEIVVSGPTVTPGYLADDRTDDAFDEYGLHTGDVGSRDDDGRLWVRNRVSDRIVTGGENVDPGEVVDALRAHPTVETAAVVGLPDEEWGERVAALVVPEDDSPELEELLAHCDENIAGFKRPRTVGFAEALPRTASGTVDRDAVRERLLSEGVDAVDTTD; this is encoded by the coding sequence ATGGCTGTCCCCGTCGACTGGCCGACGAGAGACCTGCTGGCCCACCGCGCTCGAGCGACGCCCGATCGGACCGCGGTGATCGACGCCAGCACCGACACGACGTGGACGTTCCGCGAGTTCGACGCCCGCGTCGGTGGCGTCGCCGCCCGACTCGAGGAAGTCGTCGGCGGCGGCGATCGCGTCGACGATCGGAACGTCCGTCTGGGCGTGTTGATGGATACCCGTGTCGCGTTCGCGACGGTCTTTTTCGCCGCCATGCGCCGTGGGTTCACCGTCGTCCCGCTGAACGTCCGCGAGACGACCCCCGAACTGCGCGCTAAGGCCGGCCGAACCGACCTCGACGTGCTCGTCTGCGAACGTGACACCGAAGCGCTCGCACTCGAGGCCGCCGACGTCCCGGTCGTCTCGGCCGACGAGACGGACGACGACGTGGTCGATCACCTGCAGCCGGTCGCCGACGCGTCCGCCGATCCGGTTTCGCTCGAGCGAACCGACACGCAACTGCTCATGTTCACCTCGGGAACGTCGGGACGGCCGAAGGCCGTCCGCCTGACCGTCGGCAACCTCCTCGCGAGCGCGGTCGCCTCCGCGTTCCGCCTCGGCGTCGACCCCGACGATCGCTGGCTCTGTTGTCTTCCGATGTATCACATGGGCGGGCTGGCTCCCGTCTTGCGCTCGACGCTTTACGGGACGACCGTCGTGATCCAGCGCTCGTTCGATCCCGACGGAACCGCCGGAGCGATCGACGAGCACGACGTCACGGGCGTCTCGCTCGTCCCGACGATGCTGCGACGACTGCTCGAGGCCGACTGGTCGCCGCCAGAGACGCTCCGGTTCGTGCTACTCGGCGGCGCTCCCGCGAGCGAGGCGTTGCTCGAGCGCTGTCGGGCGGCCGGAGTGCCGGTCTATCCAACCTATGGGATGACCGAGACGGCGTCCCAGATCGCGACGGCACGGCCCACAGACGTCGACGAGAGCCCGGGTACCGTCGGCCAGCCGCTCGCGTTCACCGACGTGACGATCGTCGACGACAGCGAGCCGGTCGGTCCCGGCGAGACGGGCGAGATAGTCGTCTCGGGACCGACGGTAACCCCCGGCTACCTCGCGGACGACCGGACCGACGACGCGTTCGACGAGTACGGCCTGCACACCGGCGACGTCGGCTCCCGCGACGACGACGGCCGTCTGTGGGTGAGAAACCGCGTGAGCGACCGGATCGTCACCGGCGGCGAGAACGTCGATCCCGGCGAGGTCGTCGACGCCCTGCGGGCACACCCGACAGTCGAGACGGCTGCCGTCGTCGGCCTTCCGGACGAAGAGTGGGGCGAACGCGTCGCCGCGCTCGTCGTCCCCGAAGACGACTCGCCCGAACTCGAGGAGCTACTCGCCCACTGTGACGAGAACATTGCGGGGTTCAAACGCCCTCGAACGGTCGGTTTCGCCGAGGCACTCCCGCGGACTGCCTCCGGGACTGTCGACCGCGACGCCGTCCGCGAGCGGCTGCTGTCGGAGGGCGTCGACGCGGTAGACACGACGGACTAG
- a CDS encoding NAD(P)(+) transhydrogenase (Re/Si-specific) subunit beta, giving the protein MMVELIGDTVLSAAYLFAAVLFIQGLRDMTHPRTAVRGNLTSAGGMFVAVAATVLWFEIIQPWVLIAGLVVGTLVGVFLSVTVEMTEMPQLVGLFNGFGGGASALVAGAEVLEVGSANAGAIPVDIGIAAAASGIVGAVTFTGSMVAAGKLHGMITGSAIRYSGEHAVKALLLLVAVFAGIYMIVQPEMLADVLQGSTVPSYWILVVAAAVLGIMLVIPIGGADMPVVIALLNSYSGLAAAGTGFVLGNSALIIAGTLVGAAGMILTVIMCESMNRSLANVLFGGFGEEAASSEEMDEIYEGNITETSPEELEMLLDTAGRVVIVPGYGMAVAQAQHAVAELAELLDGDDVEVEFGIHPVAGRMPGHMNVLLAEADVPYDMMKELEEINPTFAQTDVVIVIGSNDVVNPLANTDDSSPIAGMPVLNVAEAGTVVVNKRSLSPGFSGIPNPLFAEDNCLMLFGDGQETMQEVVSQYKESH; this is encoded by the coding sequence ATGATGGTCGAGCTCATTGGTGATACGGTGCTGTCGGCGGCGTATCTCTTCGCTGCGGTCCTGTTTATCCAGGGACTTCGAGATATGACCCATCCGCGAACGGCCGTTCGTGGCAACCTCACGTCCGCCGGCGGGATGTTCGTCGCCGTCGCCGCGACCGTGTTGTGGTTCGAGATTATTCAGCCGTGGGTGTTGATCGCCGGTCTCGTCGTCGGTACGCTGGTCGGGGTCTTCCTCTCGGTCACCGTCGAGATGACCGAGATGCCCCAGCTCGTCGGCCTGTTCAACGGGTTCGGTGGTGGCGCCTCCGCCCTCGTCGCCGGGGCCGAAGTTCTGGAGGTCGGCTCGGCGAACGCCGGTGCGATCCCTGTCGACATCGGAATTGCGGCGGCCGCCTCGGGGATCGTTGGCGCGGTCACCTTCACCGGCAGTATGGTCGCCGCCGGAAAGCTTCACGGTATGATCACGGGATCGGCGATTCGATACTCCGGCGAGCACGCTGTCAAGGCGTTGCTCTTGCTCGTCGCTGTGTTTGCGGGCATCTACATGATCGTCCAGCCGGAGATGCTCGCCGACGTCCTGCAGGGATCGACAGTCCCATCCTACTGGATCCTGGTTGTGGCGGCGGCGGTACTCGGCATCATGCTGGTCATCCCGATCGGCGGGGCGGACATGCCCGTCGTCATCGCCTTGCTGAACTCTTACTCCGGGCTAGCGGCGGCCGGAACCGGGTTCGTACTCGGCAACAGCGCACTGATCATCGCCGGAACGCTCGTCGGTGCCGCCGGTATGATCCTGACGGTGATCATGTGTGAGTCGATGAACCGATCGCTGGCGAACGTCCTCTTCGGCGGCTTCGGTGAGGAGGCGGCTTCCTCCGAAGAGATGGACGAGATCTACGAGGGCAACATCACCGAGACCTCTCCCGAGGAACTCGAGATGCTGCTCGATACCGCCGGGCGGGTCGTGATCGTGCCGGGATACGGCATGGCAGTCGCCCAGGCCCAACACGCCGTCGCCGAACTCGCCGAGCTGCTCGACGGGGACGACGTCGAGGTCGAGTTCGGCATCCACCCGGTTGCTGGCCGAATGCCGGGACACATGAACGTGTTGCTGGCGGAGGCGGACGTTCCCTACGACATGATGAAAGAACTCGAGGAGATCAACCCGACGTTCGCCCAGACCGACGTCGTAATCGTCATCGGGTCGAACGACGTGGTGAACCCGCTCGCTAACACCGACGACTCGAGTCCGATCGCCGGGATGCCCGTGCTCAACGTCGCGGAGGCGGGGACGGTCGTCGTGAACAAACGCAGTCTCAGCCCCGGTTTCTCCGGGATCCCGAACCCGCTGTTTGCCGAGGACAACTGTCTTATGCTCTTTGGCGACGGCCAGGAGACCATGCAGGAGGTCGTCAGTCAGTACAAAGAGAGTCACTGA
- a CDS encoding M48 family metallopeptidase, with product MTSIRTRVSLLVRTIVAAVCGLVLSSAVVGAALLLVAVPVYAGVRYGAATLSSPEFFPGIDAGLVGDPLAAALVVAVAIPCLAAIELSLRTVRTARERSAPAGALAQGAVELASYVLLFSSLLLALAALPYLRSALPEAAFALLVLLGFFYLLTVGYAWAAYEWLRSRDDVDDERTTGGNWLVFGVFVVGYLSVAYWAGFALLVVAALIWLVVGSTLAPGHVDRIRDAIERRAAESAEEEPVDPDDVYGVTDEVRRLRGRLERAVGLHPAVPTAVGVLVAAGTGYWAGALASVETVAGSLAVVSAVAFVGVHVGGAIRAEFAGDAAVLRDLEDRFDLETLASDESATWVVDGAVEPDPTQASLRSTATRLARQADLPAPDIRVLEHETPVALTVGYRPAASTLVCSRGLIEALSDRELEAVIAHELAHVKNRDAAVLTALSASGAVANLARSRYGYNPVVEPLAVAVRLASRWYVALVSRGREYAADDGAVAITGDSAALASALETLDDDLESRPSTDLREGDTAAAFAIVPPPWEEHRFFDRTRRFVARGIFGTHPATVSRLERLRSAASGTDR from the coding sequence GTGACGTCGATTCGTACTCGCGTCAGCCTCCTCGTCCGGACGATCGTCGCTGCCGTCTGCGGTCTCGTCCTCTCGAGCGCCGTCGTCGGCGCGGCCCTCCTGCTCGTCGCCGTCCCGGTCTACGCGGGCGTTCGCTACGGCGCAGCGACGCTCTCGTCACCCGAGTTTTTCCCCGGCATCGACGCCGGACTCGTCGGCGATCCACTCGCCGCAGCGCTCGTCGTCGCCGTCGCCATCCCCTGTCTGGCGGCCATCGAACTGTCGCTGCGGACCGTTCGGACCGCCCGCGAACGCTCGGCACCGGCAGGTGCGCTCGCCCAAGGCGCCGTGGAACTCGCCTCGTACGTGCTGTTGTTCTCGTCGCTGCTGCTCGCGCTGGCCGCGCTGCCGTACCTGCGGTCGGCGCTGCCCGAGGCGGCGTTCGCACTCCTCGTCTTGCTCGGATTCTTCTACCTGCTGACGGTCGGTTACGCCTGGGCTGCCTACGAGTGGCTCCGCTCGAGAGACGACGTCGACGACGAACGCACGACCGGCGGCAACTGGCTCGTCTTCGGCGTCTTCGTCGTCGGTTACCTCAGCGTCGCCTACTGGGCCGGGTTCGCCCTGCTCGTCGTGGCCGCGCTCATCTGGCTCGTCGTCGGCTCGACCCTCGCCCCCGGCCACGTCGATCGAATTCGAGACGCCATCGAGCGCCGCGCTGCCGAAAGCGCCGAGGAGGAGCCCGTCGATCCCGACGACGTCTACGGCGTCACGGACGAAGTCCGACGGCTGCGCGGCCGACTCGAGCGCGCCGTCGGTCTCCACCCAGCCGTTCCGACGGCCGTCGGTGTGCTCGTCGCGGCCGGTACCGGGTACTGGGCAGGGGCTCTCGCGTCCGTCGAGACGGTCGCTGGCTCGCTTGCCGTCGTAAGCGCCGTCGCGTTCGTCGGCGTCCACGTCGGTGGTGCGATCCGTGCCGAGTTCGCTGGCGACGCCGCCGTCCTCCGCGACCTCGAGGACCGATTCGACCTCGAGACACTCGCGTCCGACGAGTCGGCGACGTGGGTCGTCGACGGGGCGGTCGAGCCCGACCCGACGCAGGCCTCGCTCCGGTCGACCGCCACCCGACTCGCGAGACAGGCCGACCTCCCGGCCCCCGATATCAGGGTGCTCGAGCACGAGACCCCCGTCGCACTGACGGTGGGCTACCGGCCCGCCGCGTCGACGCTCGTCTGCTCCCGGGGGCTGATCGAGGCGCTCTCCGACCGCGAACTCGAGGCCGTGATCGCTCACGAACTCGCCCACGTCAAAAACCGGGACGCGGCCGTGCTCACGGCGCTGTCCGCATCCGGCGCCGTCGCGAACCTCGCCCGCAGCCGGTACGGCTACAACCCGGTCGTCGAGCCGCTCGCGGTGGCGGTCCGGCTCGCAAGCCGGTGGTACGTCGCCCTCGTCTCGCGGGGCCGGGAGTACGCCGCCGACGACGGCGCGGTCGCGATCACCGGCGACTCCGCAGCGCTCGCGAGCGCCCTCGAGACGCTCGATGACGACCTCGAGTCTCGCCCGTCGACGGACCTCCGCGAAGGAGATACGGCCGCCGCGTTCGCCATCGTCCCGCCGCCGTGGGAGGAACACCGCTTTTTCGACCGCACGCGTCGGTTCGTCGCCCGTGGAATCTTCGGTACGCACCCGGCGACGGTGAGCCGACTCGAGCGGCTCAGGAGCGCAGCCAGCGGAACGGATCGCTAG
- a CDS encoding Re/Si-specific NAD(P)(+) transhydrogenase subunit alpha: MIIGVPNETVENETRVALIPSLAAELVDDGFDVRVAAGAGEEAGWSDAQYRDAGCDIVDERETVFELADVVFQVRGLGATPDGESDPYRDEQLVIGQLGPYSIEDELSTLADQQVTAFALELIPRISRAQSMDALSSQASLGGYKAVLVAAEELTKLLPMQMTAAGTVRPADVFVVGAGVAGLQAIATAERLGANVRAYDIRPEVKEEVESLGAEFVELDLETDDAADEEGHAREQDEEFYRKQREMMIDVVGDSDVVITTAAVPGRPSPELVTNEMIDGMKSGSVIVDLAAEGGGNCEPTVADEVVTYEGVTVFGPTNLPGSISRTASRLYANNVTNFFENLLDDDDEITIDTTDEIVDATMLTYDGTIRNPHEQDEDEDEGDDDDE, translated from the coding sequence ATGATTATCGGAGTTCCGAACGAGACGGTCGAAAACGAGACACGAGTCGCACTCATTCCATCGCTTGCTGCGGAGCTGGTAGATGACGGATTCGACGTACGTGTTGCCGCCGGTGCAGGTGAAGAGGCCGGCTGGTCCGACGCCCAGTACCGTGATGCAGGCTGTGATATCGTCGACGAACGCGAGACGGTCTTCGAACTCGCGGACGTCGTCTTTCAGGTACGCGGGCTCGGTGCCACACCGGACGGCGAATCCGACCCGTACCGGGACGAACAGCTGGTCATCGGACAGCTCGGGCCGTATTCCATCGAAGACGAGCTGTCGACGCTTGCCGACCAGCAGGTCACTGCGTTCGCGCTCGAGCTCATTCCGCGGATCAGTCGCGCTCAGAGTATGGACGCACTCTCCTCTCAGGCGAGTCTCGGCGGTTACAAGGCCGTCCTGGTCGCCGCGGAGGAGTTGACGAAACTGCTCCCGATGCAGATGACCGCTGCCGGCACCGTCCGTCCCGCAGACGTCTTCGTCGTTGGGGCTGGCGTCGCCGGACTACAGGCGATCGCCACCGCCGAACGCCTGGGTGCGAACGTTCGCGCCTACGACATCCGTCCGGAGGTCAAAGAGGAAGTCGAGAGTCTCGGTGCCGAGTTCGTCGAACTCGACTTAGAGACCGACGACGCTGCCGACGAAGAAGGCCACGCCCGCGAACAGGACGAGGAATTCTACCGGAAACAACGTGAGATGATGATCGACGTCGTCGGCGATTCCGACGTCGTCATCACCACCGCGGCGGTCCCCGGTCGGCCGTCGCCGGAGCTCGTCACCAACGAGATGATCGACGGGATGAAATCCGGCTCGGTCATCGTCGACCTGGCTGCCGAGGGTGGTGGCAACTGTGAACCGACGGTCGCCGACGAGGTCGTTACCTACGAAGGAGTCACCGTCTTCGGTCCGACGAACCTTCCCGGGTCCATTTCTCGGACCGCGAGCCGTCTCTACGCGAACAACGTGACGAACTTCTTCGAAAATCTGCTCGACGACGACGATGAGATTACGATCGATACGACCGACGAGATCGTGGACGCCACGATGCTCACTTACGATGGAACGATTCGAAACCCACATGAACAGGACGAGGACGAGGACGAGGGTGATGACGATGATGAGTGA
- a CDS encoding amidohydrolase, with protein sequence MIADDLRSFRRDLHRKPEPAWREFYTTARIVAELEARDVDDVFVGPAAIAGEHRLAVPDDDDLETWYERARETDVDDDVLERLEGGYTGAVAVLECGDGPTVGLRVDVDGLPITESDDPDHDPAAEGFRSEHEGAMHACGHDAHAAIGIGVLEAVRESDFSGTLKLFFQPAEEVVGGGKAMAKSGHLDDVDYLLAVHVGLDHPTGEVVAGVDGFLAVRHYEVTFTGESAHAGARPEEGRSAIQALATAVQNLYAIPRHAEGATRVNVGVVEGGTAANIVAEAVRLVAEVRGETTELVEYMDEQARRTLRSAAMAHGCEVDLETVAEAPSAESDTALAGIVEGVAAETAGVETVLERDDLGGSEDATFLMREVQRNGGLACYVGVGTDHPGGHHTPTFDVDEETIDHGVDVLAGTIEQIGRDRP encoded by the coding sequence ATGATCGCGGACGATCTTCGCTCGTTTCGCCGGGACCTCCATCGAAAACCGGAACCCGCCTGGCGGGAGTTTTACACGACCGCACGGATCGTCGCCGAACTCGAGGCACGCGACGTCGACGACGTCTTCGTCGGTCCGGCAGCTATCGCTGGCGAGCACCGACTCGCCGTCCCCGACGACGACGACCTCGAGACGTGGTACGAGAGAGCCCGTGAGACGGACGTCGACGACGACGTCCTCGAGCGACTCGAGGGTGGATACACGGGTGCCGTCGCCGTCCTCGAGTGTGGAGATGGGCCGACGGTCGGGCTTCGGGTGGACGTCGACGGCCTCCCGATCACCGAATCCGACGACCCCGACCACGACCCCGCCGCGGAGGGCTTTCGCTCCGAACACGAGGGCGCGATGCACGCCTGTGGCCACGACGCCCACGCGGCGATCGGGATCGGCGTCCTCGAGGCGGTTCGCGAGAGCGACTTTTCGGGGACGCTCAAGCTCTTCTTCCAGCCCGCCGAGGAGGTCGTTGGCGGCGGCAAGGCGATGGCGAAAAGCGGCCACCTCGACGACGTCGACTACCTGCTCGCGGTCCACGTCGGCCTCGATCACCCCACCGGCGAGGTCGTCGCGGGGGTCGACGGCTTTCTTGCGGTCCGTCACTACGAAGTGACGTTCACCGGCGAGTCGGCCCACGCCGGTGCTCGCCCGGAGGAGGGACGGAGTGCGATCCAGGCGCTCGCGACGGCAGTACAGAACCTCTATGCGATCCCGCGCCACGCAGAGGGCGCGACCCGGGTCAACGTCGGCGTCGTGGAGGGCGGCACTGCGGCGAATATCGTCGCCGAAGCGGTCCGTCTCGTCGCCGAGGTTCGAGGCGAGACGACGGAACTCGTAGAGTACATGGACGAGCAGGCACGGCGAACGCTCCGGTCCGCTGCCATGGCACACGGCTGTGAGGTCGACCTCGAGACCGTCGCCGAAGCGCCGAGTGCCGAAAGCGACACAGCACTCGCCGGGATCGTCGAAGGAGTCGCAGCCGAGACTGCAGGCGTCGAGACCGTCCTCGAGCGCGACGACCTCGGGGGCAGCGAGGACGCGACGTTTCTGATGCGGGAGGTCCAGCGAAACGGTGGGCTCGCCTGCTACGTCGGTGTCGGCACCGACCACCCCGGCGGCCACCACACCCCGACGTTCGACGTCGACGAGGAGACGATCGATCACGGCGTCGACGTACTCGCCGGAACGATCGAGCAGATCGGTCGCGACCGGCCCTGA
- a CDS encoding universal stress protein: MPVVAGIDRSERAQSVLERAATLAADAGLELHVTHVGTPGVPTSQGGYNPDRDRDLARKRAKATARETAEDVDAVEAFEPVGLLGNPAQELMEYSDERNAEYIVVSARKRSPMGQALFGSVTQALLLQADRPVVATPHKPT; this comes from the coding sequence ATGCCAGTCGTAGCCGGAATCGACCGATCGGAGCGCGCACAGTCGGTGCTGGAACGAGCTGCGACGCTTGCGGCGGATGCCGGGCTCGAGTTACACGTTACCCACGTGGGTACGCCCGGCGTCCCGACTTCTCAGGGGGGGTACAACCCGGATAGGGACCGTGACCTGGCCAGAAAGCGAGCGAAAGCGACCGCCCGGGAAACTGCCGAGGACGTCGACGCGGTCGAGGCGTTCGAGCCGGTCGGTCTGCTCGGGAATCCGGCACAGGAGCTCATGGAGTACAGCGACGAACGGAACGCCGAGTACATCGTCGTAAGCGCCAGGAAGCGCTCACCGATGGGACAGGCGCTTTTCGGGAGCGTCACGCAGGCATTGCTGTTGCAGGCGGATCGGCCTGTCGTCGCCACGCCTCACAAGCCGACGTGA
- a CDS encoding NAD(P) transhydrogenase subunit alpha, whose product MSEVITYLTFFVLAGFLGYSVITKIPATLHTPLMSGANAITGITLVGAVVVAGAGSTTFATAMGFLAVVMATVNVVGGYLVSHLMLSDFHGGGE is encoded by the coding sequence ATGAGTGAGGTCATAACCTACCTGACGTTCTTCGTGCTGGCGGGCTTTCTGGGGTATTCGGTCATCACGAAGATCCCGGCGACGCTTCACACGCCGTTGATGTCCGGTGCCAACGCGATTACCGGCATCACGCTCGTGGGTGCCGTCGTCGTCGCCGGCGCCGGATCGACGACGTTCGCGACGGCGATGGGCTTTCTTGCCGTCGTCATGGCGACGGTGAACGTCGTGGGCGGCTACCTCGTGAGCCACCTCATGCTTTCGGACTTCCACGGAGGGGGTGAGTGA